From the genome of Symphalangus syndactylus isolate Jambi chromosome 5, NHGRI_mSymSyn1-v2.1_pri, whole genome shotgun sequence, one region includes:
- the WASHC1 gene encoding WASH complex subunit 1 isoform X4, with the protein MTPVRMQHSLAGQTYAVPLIQPDLRREEAVQQMADALQYLQKVSGDIFSRISQRVEQSRSQVQAIGEKVSLAQAKIEKIKGSKKAIKVFSSAKYPAPERLQEYGSIFTGAQDPGLQRRPRHRIQSKHRPLDERALQEKLKYFPVCVSTKPEPEDDAEEGLGGLPSNISSVSSLLLFNTTENLYKKYVFLDPLAGAVTKTHVMLGAETEEKLFDAPLSISKREQLEQQVPENYFYVPDLGQVPEIDVPSYLPDLPGIANDLMYSADLGPGIAPSAPGTIPELPTFHTEVAVPLKPDLQDGVLTAPPPPPPPPPPPPAPEVLASAPPPPPSAAAPVGQGARQDDSSRSASPSVQGAPREVVDPSGGRATLLESIRQAGGIGKAKLRSVKERKLEKKKQKEQEQVRATSQGGDLMSDLFNKLVMRRKGISGKVPGAGEGPGGAFARVSDSIPPLPPPQQPQAEEDEDDWES; encoded by the exons ATGACTCCTGTGAGGATGCAGCACTCCCTGGCAGGTCAGACCTATGCCGTGCCCCTCATCCAGCCAGACCTGCGGCGAGAGGAGGCCGTGCAGCAGATGGCGGATGCCCTGCAGTACTTGCAGAAGGTCTCTGGAGACATCTTCAGCAG GATCTCCCAGCGGGTAGAGCAGAGCCGGAGCCAGGTGCAGGCCATTGGAGAGAAGGTCTCCTTGGCCCAGGCCAAGATTGAGAAGATCAAGGGCAGCAAGAAGGCCATCAAG GTGTTCTCCAGTGCCAAGTACCCTGCTCCAGAGCGCCTGCAGGAATATGGCTCCATCTTCACAGGCGCCCAGGACCCTGGCCTGCAGAGACGCCCCCGCCACAGGATCCAGAGCAAGCACCGCCCCCTGGACGAGCGGGCCCTGCAG GAGAAGCTGAAGTACTTTCCTGTGTGCGTGAGCACCAAGCCGGAGCCTGAGGATGATGCAGAAGAGGGACTTGGGGGTCTTCCCAGCAACATCAGCTCTGTCAGCTCCTTGCTGCTCTTCAACACCACCGAGAACCT GTACAAGAAGTATGTCTTCCTGGACCCCCTGGCTGGTGCTGTAACAAAGACCCATGTGATGCTGGGGGCAGAGACAGAGGAGAAGCTGTTCGATGCCCCCTTGTCCATCAGCAAGAGAGAGCAGCTGGAACAGCAG GTCCCAGAGAACTACTTCTATGTGCCAGACCTGGGCCAGGTGCCTGAGATTGATGTGCCATCCTACCTGCCTGACCTGCCCGGCATTGCCAATGACCTCATGTACAGTGCCGACCTGGGCCCTGGCATTGCCCCCTCTGCCCCTGGCACCATTCCAGAATTGCCCACCTTCCACACTGAGGTAGCCGTGCCTCTCAAGCCGG ACCTACAAGATGGGGTCCTGACagcacccccaccacccccaccgcccccaccacctcccccagCTCCTGAGGTGCTGGCCagtgcacccccacccccaccctcagctGCGGCCCCTGTAGGCCAAGGCGCCAGGCAGGACGACAGCAGCCGCAGCGCGTCTCCTTCAG TCCAGGGAGCTCCCAGGGAAGTGGTCGACCCCTCTGGTGGCCGGGCCACTCTGCTAGAGTCCATCCGCCAAGCTGGAGGCATCGGCAAGGCCAAGCTGCGCAGCGTGAAGGAGCGAAAGCTggagaagaagaagcagaaggagCAGGAGCAAG TGAGAGCCACGAGCCAAGGTGGGGACTTGATGTCGGATCTCTTCAACAAGCTGGTCATGAGGCGCAAGG GCATCTCTGGGAAAGTACCTGGGGCTGGTGAGGGGCCTGGAGGAGCCTTTGCCCGCGTGTCAGACTCCATCCCTCCCCTGCCGCCACCGCAGCAGCCACAGGCAGAGGAGGACGAGGACGACTGGGAATCCTAG
- the WASHC1 gene encoding WASH complex subunit 1 isoform X2 produces MGAVCTPGARSERTMTPVRMQHSLAGQTYAVPLIQPDLRREEAVQQMADALQYLQKVSGDIFSRISQRVEQSRSQVQAIGEKVSLAQAKIEKIKGSKKAIKVFSSAKYPAPERLQEYGSIFTGAQDPGLQRRPRHRIQSKHRPLDERALQEKLKYFPVCVSTKPEPEDDAEEGLGGLPSNISSVSSLLLFNTTENLYKKYVFLDPLAGAVTKTHVMLGAETEEKLFDAPLSISKREQLEQQVPENYFYVPDLGQVPEIDVPSYLPDLPGIANDLMYSADLGPGIAPSAPGTIPELPTFHTEVAVPLKPDLQDGVLTAPPPPPPPPPPPPAPEVLASAPPPPPSAAAPVGQGARQDDSSRSASPSVQGAPREVVDPSGGRATLLESIRQAGGIGKAKLRSVKERKLEKKKQKEQEQVRATSQGGDLMSDLFNKLVMRRKGISGKVPGAGEGPGGAFARVSDSIPPLPPPQQPQAEEDEDDWES; encoded by the exons GCACCATGACTCCTGTGAGGATGCAGCACTCCCTGGCAGGTCAGACCTATGCCGTGCCCCTCATCCAGCCAGACCTGCGGCGAGAGGAGGCCGTGCAGCAGATGGCGGATGCCCTGCAGTACTTGCAGAAGGTCTCTGGAGACATCTTCAGCAG GATCTCCCAGCGGGTAGAGCAGAGCCGGAGCCAGGTGCAGGCCATTGGAGAGAAGGTCTCCTTGGCCCAGGCCAAGATTGAGAAGATCAAGGGCAGCAAGAAGGCCATCAAG GTGTTCTCCAGTGCCAAGTACCCTGCTCCAGAGCGCCTGCAGGAATATGGCTCCATCTTCACAGGCGCCCAGGACCCTGGCCTGCAGAGACGCCCCCGCCACAGGATCCAGAGCAAGCACCGCCCCCTGGACGAGCGGGCCCTGCAG GAGAAGCTGAAGTACTTTCCTGTGTGCGTGAGCACCAAGCCGGAGCCTGAGGATGATGCAGAAGAGGGACTTGGGGGTCTTCCCAGCAACATCAGCTCTGTCAGCTCCTTGCTGCTCTTCAACACCACCGAGAACCT GTACAAGAAGTATGTCTTCCTGGACCCCCTGGCTGGTGCTGTAACAAAGACCCATGTGATGCTGGGGGCAGAGACAGAGGAGAAGCTGTTCGATGCCCCCTTGTCCATCAGCAAGAGAGAGCAGCTGGAACAGCAG GTCCCAGAGAACTACTTCTATGTGCCAGACCTGGGCCAGGTGCCTGAGATTGATGTGCCATCCTACCTGCCTGACCTGCCCGGCATTGCCAATGACCTCATGTACAGTGCCGACCTGGGCCCTGGCATTGCCCCCTCTGCCCCTGGCACCATTCCAGAATTGCCCACCTTCCACACTGAGGTAGCCGTGCCTCTCAAGCCGG ACCTACAAGATGGGGTCCTGACagcacccccaccacccccaccgcccccaccacctcccccagCTCCTGAGGTGCTGGCCagtgcacccccacccccaccctcagctGCGGCCCCTGTAGGCCAAGGCGCCAGGCAGGACGACAGCAGCCGCAGCGCGTCTCCTTCAG TCCAGGGAGCTCCCAGGGAAGTGGTCGACCCCTCTGGTGGCCGGGCCACTCTGCTAGAGTCCATCCGCCAAGCTGGAGGCATCGGCAAGGCCAAGCTGCGCAGCGTGAAGGAGCGAAAGCTggagaagaagaagcagaaggagCAGGAGCAAG TGAGAGCCACGAGCCAAGGTGGGGACTTGATGTCGGATCTCTTCAACAAGCTGGTCATGAGGCGCAAGG GCATCTCTGGGAAAGTACCTGGGGCTGGTGAGGGGCCTGGAGGAGCCTTTGCCCGCGTGTCAGACTCCATCCCTCCCCTGCCGCCACCGCAGCAGCCACAGGCAGAGGAGGACGAGGACGACTGGGAATCCTAG
- the WASHC1 gene encoding WASH complex subunit 1 isoform X1 codes for MEFHHVGQTGLELPTSGDLPALASQSAGITGTMTPVRMQHSLAGQTYAVPLIQPDLRREEAVQQMADALQYLQKVSGDIFSRISQRVEQSRSQVQAIGEKVSLAQAKIEKIKGSKKAIKVFSSAKYPAPERLQEYGSIFTGAQDPGLQRRPRHRIQSKHRPLDERALQEKLKYFPVCVSTKPEPEDDAEEGLGGLPSNISSVSSLLLFNTTENLYKKYVFLDPLAGAVTKTHVMLGAETEEKLFDAPLSISKREQLEQQVPENYFYVPDLGQVPEIDVPSYLPDLPGIANDLMYSADLGPGIAPSAPGTIPELPTFHTEVAVPLKPDLQDGVLTAPPPPPPPPPPPPAPEVLASAPPPPPSAAAPVGQGARQDDSSRSASPSAPVQGAPREVVDPSGGRATLLESIRQAGGIGKAKLRSVKERKLEKKKQKEQEQVRATSQGGDLMSDLFNKLVMRRKGISGKVPGAGEGPGGAFARVSDSIPPLPPPQQPQAEEDEDDWES; via the exons atggagtttcaccatgttggtcagactggtcttgaactcccgacctccggtgatctgcctgccttggcctcccaaagtgctgggattacag GCACCATGACTCCTGTGAGGATGCAGCACTCCCTGGCAGGTCAGACCTATGCCGTGCCCCTCATCCAGCCAGACCTGCGGCGAGAGGAGGCCGTGCAGCAGATGGCGGATGCCCTGCAGTACTTGCAGAAGGTCTCTGGAGACATCTTCAGCAG GATCTCCCAGCGGGTAGAGCAGAGCCGGAGCCAGGTGCAGGCCATTGGAGAGAAGGTCTCCTTGGCCCAGGCCAAGATTGAGAAGATCAAGGGCAGCAAGAAGGCCATCAAG GTGTTCTCCAGTGCCAAGTACCCTGCTCCAGAGCGCCTGCAGGAATATGGCTCCATCTTCACAGGCGCCCAGGACCCTGGCCTGCAGAGACGCCCCCGCCACAGGATCCAGAGCAAGCACCGCCCCCTGGACGAGCGGGCCCTGCAG GAGAAGCTGAAGTACTTTCCTGTGTGCGTGAGCACCAAGCCGGAGCCTGAGGATGATGCAGAAGAGGGACTTGGGGGTCTTCCCAGCAACATCAGCTCTGTCAGCTCCTTGCTGCTCTTCAACACCACCGAGAACCT GTACAAGAAGTATGTCTTCCTGGACCCCCTGGCTGGTGCTGTAACAAAGACCCATGTGATGCTGGGGGCAGAGACAGAGGAGAAGCTGTTCGATGCCCCCTTGTCCATCAGCAAGAGAGAGCAGCTGGAACAGCAG GTCCCAGAGAACTACTTCTATGTGCCAGACCTGGGCCAGGTGCCTGAGATTGATGTGCCATCCTACCTGCCTGACCTGCCCGGCATTGCCAATGACCTCATGTACAGTGCCGACCTGGGCCCTGGCATTGCCCCCTCTGCCCCTGGCACCATTCCAGAATTGCCCACCTTCCACACTGAGGTAGCCGTGCCTCTCAAGCCGG ACCTACAAGATGGGGTCCTGACagcacccccaccacccccaccgcccccaccacctcccccagCTCCTGAGGTGCTGGCCagtgcacccccacccccaccctcagctGCGGCCCCTGTAGGCCAAGGCGCCAGGCAGGACGACAGCAGCCGCAGCGCGTCTCCTTCA GCTCCAGTCCAGGGAGCTCCCAGGGAAGTGGTCGACCCCTCTGGTGGCCGGGCCACTCTGCTAGAGTCCATCCGCCAAGCTGGAGGCATCGGCAAGGCCAAGCTGCGCAGCGTGAAGGAGCGAAAGCTggagaagaagaagcagaaggagCAGGAGCAAG TGAGAGCCACGAGCCAAGGTGGGGACTTGATGTCGGATCTCTTCAACAAGCTGGTCATGAGGCGCAAGG GCATCTCTGGGAAAGTACCTGGGGCTGGTGAGGGGCCTGGAGGAGCCTTTGCCCGCGTGTCAGACTCCATCCCTCCCCTGCCGCCACCGCAGCAGCCACAGGCAGAGGAGGACGAGGACGACTGGGAATCCTAG
- the WASHC1 gene encoding WASH complex subunit 1 isoform X3: protein MTPVRMQHSLAGQTYAVPLIQPDLRREEAVQQMADALQYLQKVSGDIFSRISQRVEQSRSQVQAIGEKVSLAQAKIEKIKGSKKAIKVFSSAKYPAPERLQEYGSIFTGAQDPGLQRRPRHRIQSKHRPLDERALQEKLKYFPVCVSTKPEPEDDAEEGLGGLPSNISSVSSLLLFNTTENLYKKYVFLDPLAGAVTKTHVMLGAETEEKLFDAPLSISKREQLEQQVPENYFYVPDLGQVPEIDVPSYLPDLPGIANDLMYSADLGPGIAPSAPGTIPELPTFHTEVAVPLKPDLQDGVLTAPPPPPPPPPPPPAPEVLASAPPPPPSAAAPVGQGARQDDSSRSASPSAPVQGAPREVVDPSGGRATLLESIRQAGGIGKAKLRSVKERKLEKKKQKEQEQVRATSQGGDLMSDLFNKLVMRRKGISGKVPGAGEGPGGAFARVSDSIPPLPPPQQPQAEEDEDDWES from the exons ATGACTCCTGTGAGGATGCAGCACTCCCTGGCAGGTCAGACCTATGCCGTGCCCCTCATCCAGCCAGACCTGCGGCGAGAGGAGGCCGTGCAGCAGATGGCGGATGCCCTGCAGTACTTGCAGAAGGTCTCTGGAGACATCTTCAGCAG GATCTCCCAGCGGGTAGAGCAGAGCCGGAGCCAGGTGCAGGCCATTGGAGAGAAGGTCTCCTTGGCCCAGGCCAAGATTGAGAAGATCAAGGGCAGCAAGAAGGCCATCAAG GTGTTCTCCAGTGCCAAGTACCCTGCTCCAGAGCGCCTGCAGGAATATGGCTCCATCTTCACAGGCGCCCAGGACCCTGGCCTGCAGAGACGCCCCCGCCACAGGATCCAGAGCAAGCACCGCCCCCTGGACGAGCGGGCCCTGCAG GAGAAGCTGAAGTACTTTCCTGTGTGCGTGAGCACCAAGCCGGAGCCTGAGGATGATGCAGAAGAGGGACTTGGGGGTCTTCCCAGCAACATCAGCTCTGTCAGCTCCTTGCTGCTCTTCAACACCACCGAGAACCT GTACAAGAAGTATGTCTTCCTGGACCCCCTGGCTGGTGCTGTAACAAAGACCCATGTGATGCTGGGGGCAGAGACAGAGGAGAAGCTGTTCGATGCCCCCTTGTCCATCAGCAAGAGAGAGCAGCTGGAACAGCAG GTCCCAGAGAACTACTTCTATGTGCCAGACCTGGGCCAGGTGCCTGAGATTGATGTGCCATCCTACCTGCCTGACCTGCCCGGCATTGCCAATGACCTCATGTACAGTGCCGACCTGGGCCCTGGCATTGCCCCCTCTGCCCCTGGCACCATTCCAGAATTGCCCACCTTCCACACTGAGGTAGCCGTGCCTCTCAAGCCGG ACCTACAAGATGGGGTCCTGACagcacccccaccacccccaccgcccccaccacctcccccagCTCCTGAGGTGCTGGCCagtgcacccccacccccaccctcagctGCGGCCCCTGTAGGCCAAGGCGCCAGGCAGGACGACAGCAGCCGCAGCGCGTCTCCTTCA GCTCCAGTCCAGGGAGCTCCCAGGGAAGTGGTCGACCCCTCTGGTGGCCGGGCCACTCTGCTAGAGTCCATCCGCCAAGCTGGAGGCATCGGCAAGGCCAAGCTGCGCAGCGTGAAGGAGCGAAAGCTggagaagaagaagcagaaggagCAGGAGCAAG TGAGAGCCACGAGCCAAGGTGGGGACTTGATGTCGGATCTCTTCAACAAGCTGGTCATGAGGCGCAAGG GCATCTCTGGGAAAGTACCTGGGGCTGGTGAGGGGCCTGGAGGAGCCTTTGCCCGCGTGTCAGACTCCATCCCTCCCCTGCCGCCACCGCAGCAGCCACAGGCAGAGGAGGACGAGGACGACTGGGAATCCTAG
- the WASHC1 gene encoding WASH complex subunit 1 isoform X5 — protein MEFHHVGQTGLELPTSGDLPALASQSAGITGTMTPVRMQHSLAGQTYAVPLIQPDLRREEAVQQMADALQYLQKVSGDIFSRISQRVEQSRSQVQAIGEKVSLAQAKIEKIKGSKKAIKVFSSAKYPAPERLQEYGSIFTGAQDPGLQRRPRHRIQSKHRPLDERALQEKLKYFPVCVSTKPEPEDDAEEGLGGLPSNISSVSSLLLFNTTENLYKKYVFLDPLAGAVTKTHVMLGAETEEKLFDAPLSISKREQLEQQVPENYFYVPDLGQVPEIDVPSYLPDLPGIANDLMYSADLGPGIAPSAPGTIPELPTFHTEVAVPLKPDLQDGVLTAPPPPPPPPPPPPAPEVLASAPPPPPSAAAPVGQGARQDDSSRSASPSVQGAPREVVDPSGGRATLLESIRQAGGIGKAKLRSVKERKLEKKKQKEQEQVRATSQGGDLMSDLFNKLVMRRKGISGKVPGAGEGPGGAFARVSDSIPPLPPPQQPQAEEDEDDWES, from the exons atggagtttcaccatgttggtcagactggtcttgaactcccgacctccggtgatctgcctgccttggcctcccaaagtgctgggattacag GCACCATGACTCCTGTGAGGATGCAGCACTCCCTGGCAGGTCAGACCTATGCCGTGCCCCTCATCCAGCCAGACCTGCGGCGAGAGGAGGCCGTGCAGCAGATGGCGGATGCCCTGCAGTACTTGCAGAAGGTCTCTGGAGACATCTTCAGCAG GATCTCCCAGCGGGTAGAGCAGAGCCGGAGCCAGGTGCAGGCCATTGGAGAGAAGGTCTCCTTGGCCCAGGCCAAGATTGAGAAGATCAAGGGCAGCAAGAAGGCCATCAAG GTGTTCTCCAGTGCCAAGTACCCTGCTCCAGAGCGCCTGCAGGAATATGGCTCCATCTTCACAGGCGCCCAGGACCCTGGCCTGCAGAGACGCCCCCGCCACAGGATCCAGAGCAAGCACCGCCCCCTGGACGAGCGGGCCCTGCAG GAGAAGCTGAAGTACTTTCCTGTGTGCGTGAGCACCAAGCCGGAGCCTGAGGATGATGCAGAAGAGGGACTTGGGGGTCTTCCCAGCAACATCAGCTCTGTCAGCTCCTTGCTGCTCTTCAACACCACCGAGAACCT GTACAAGAAGTATGTCTTCCTGGACCCCCTGGCTGGTGCTGTAACAAAGACCCATGTGATGCTGGGGGCAGAGACAGAGGAGAAGCTGTTCGATGCCCCCTTGTCCATCAGCAAGAGAGAGCAGCTGGAACAGCAG GTCCCAGAGAACTACTTCTATGTGCCAGACCTGGGCCAGGTGCCTGAGATTGATGTGCCATCCTACCTGCCTGACCTGCCCGGCATTGCCAATGACCTCATGTACAGTGCCGACCTGGGCCCTGGCATTGCCCCCTCTGCCCCTGGCACCATTCCAGAATTGCCCACCTTCCACACTGAGGTAGCCGTGCCTCTCAAGCCGG ACCTACAAGATGGGGTCCTGACagcacccccaccacccccaccgcccccaccacctcccccagCTCCTGAGGTGCTGGCCagtgcacccccacccccaccctcagctGCGGCCCCTGTAGGCCAAGGCGCCAGGCAGGACGACAGCAGCCGCAGCGCGTCTCCTTCAG TCCAGGGAGCTCCCAGGGAAGTGGTCGACCCCTCTGGTGGCCGGGCCACTCTGCTAGAGTCCATCCGCCAAGCTGGAGGCATCGGCAAGGCCAAGCTGCGCAGCGTGAAGGAGCGAAAGCTggagaagaagaagcagaaggagCAGGAGCAAG TGAGAGCCACGAGCCAAGGTGGGGACTTGATGTCGGATCTCTTCAACAAGCTGGTCATGAGGCGCAAGG GCATCTCTGGGAAAGTACCTGGGGCTGGTGAGGGGCCTGGAGGAGCCTTTGCCCGCGTGTCAGACTCCATCCCTCCCCTGCCGCCACCGCAGCAGCCACAGGCAGAGGAGGACGAGGACGACTGGGAATCCTAG